In one window of Pseudomonas sp. IAC-BECa141 DNA:
- a CDS encoding quinone-dependent dihydroorotate dehydrogenase, translated as MYTLARQLLFKLSPETSHDLSLDLIGAGGRLGLNGLLCKAPASLPVNVMGLQFPNPVGLAAGLDKNGAAIDGFAQLGFGFVEIGTVTPRPQPGNPKPRIFRLPEAEAIINRMGFNNLGVDNLLARVAAAKYKGVLGINIGKNFDTPVERAVEDYLICLDKVYAHASYVTVNVSSPNTPGLRSLQFGDSLKQLLADLATRRAELALRHGKHVPLAIKIAPDMTDEETAQVAQALIETGMDAVIATNTTLSRVGVEGMEHGDEAGGLSGAPVREKSTHTVKVLASELGGKLPIIAAGGITEGKHAAEKIAAGASLVQIYSGFIYKGPALIRESVDAIAAKR; from the coding sequence ATGTACACCCTGGCCCGTCAGCTGTTGTTCAAACTTTCCCCGGAAACCTCCCACGATCTGTCGCTGGATCTGATCGGCGCAGGCGGGCGTTTGGGCCTCAACGGCTTGCTGTGCAAGGCCCCGGCGTCGCTGCCGGTGAATGTCATGGGCCTGCAATTCCCGAACCCTGTCGGTCTGGCGGCCGGTCTCGACAAGAACGGCGCGGCCATCGACGGCTTCGCGCAGCTGGGTTTCGGTTTTGTCGAAATCGGCACCGTGACCCCGCGCCCGCAGCCGGGCAACCCGAAACCACGGATTTTCCGCCTGCCGGAAGCCGAGGCGATCATCAATCGCATGGGTTTCAACAACCTCGGTGTGGATAACCTGCTGGCGCGGGTGGCGGCGGCCAAATACAAGGGCGTGCTGGGGATCAACATCGGCAAGAACTTCGACACCCCGGTCGAGCGCGCGGTTGAGGACTATCTGATCTGCCTGGACAAGGTCTACGCCCACGCCAGTTACGTCACGGTCAACGTCAGTTCGCCGAACACTCCGGGCCTGCGCAGCCTGCAATTCGGCGATTCGCTCAAGCAATTGCTGGCAGACCTGGCCACCCGCCGCGCCGAACTGGCCCTGCGCCACGGCAAACATGTACCGCTGGCGATCAAGATCGCGCCGGACATGACCGACGAAGAAACCGCGCAAGTCGCCCAGGCGTTGATCGAAACCGGGATGGACGCGGTGATCGCCACCAACACCACCCTCAGCCGCGTGGGTGTCGAAGGCATGGAACACGGTGACGAGGCGGGCGGTCTGTCCGGCGCTCCGGTGCGTGAGAAGAGCACCCACACCGTGAAAGTGCTGGCGTCCGAGCTGGGCGGCAAGCTGCCGATCATCGCGGCGGGCGGCATCACCGAAGGCAAGCATGCGGCCGAGAAGATCGCTGCCGGCGCGAGCCTGGTGCAGATCTACTCCGGCTTCATCTACAAGGGCCCGGCGCTGATCCGCGAATCGGTGGACGCGATCGCCGCCAAACGCTGA
- the rmf gene encoding ribosome modulation factor, with protein sequence MRRLKRDPLERAFLRGYQYGVGGKSRELCPFTLPSVRQAWINGWREGRGDNWDGMTGTAGIHRLNELHAVG encoded by the coding sequence ATGAGAAGACTTAAGCGTGATCCGTTGGAAAGAGCTTTTTTGCGCGGATATCAATATGGCGTTGGTGGCAAATCCCGTGAGCTTTGCCCATTTACTCTACCGTCGGTACGTCAAGCCTGGATCAACGGCTGGCGAGAAGGACGCGGCGACAACTGGGACGGTATGACCGGCACTGCGGGAATCCACAGACTCAACGAACTTCACGCCGTCGGCTGA
- the rlmKL gene encoding bifunctional 23S rRNA (guanine(2069)-N(7))-methyltransferase RlmK/23S rRNA (guanine(2445)-N(2))-methyltransferase RlmL, translated as MSDRFELFLTCPKGLEGLLIEEAVGLGLEEAREHTSAVRGMATMETAYRLCLWSRLANRVLLVLKRFPMKNAEDLYHGVLDLDWQDHMLADGTLAVEFSGHGSGIDNTHFGALKVKDAIVDKLRTPQGDRPSIDKLNPDLRIHLRLDRGEAILSLDLSGHSLHQRGYRLQQGAAPLKENLAAAILIRSGWPRIAAEGGALADPMCGVGTFLVEAGMIAADMAPNLRREQWGFTAWLGHVPALWKKLHEEAVERAAAGLAKPPLWIRGYEADPRLIQPGRNNVERAGLSEWIKIYQGEVATFEPRPDQNQKGLVICNPPYGERLGDEASLLYLYQNLGERLRQACLNWEAAVFTGAPDLGKRMGIRSHKQYSFWNGALPCKLLLIKVLPDQFVTGERRTPEQRQAEREQAAYEQTPNEPQERKFNKNGNPIKPTPAPAPVIEQPRLSEGGQMFANRLQKNLKALGKWVKREGIDCYRVYDADMPEYAMAIDLYHDWVHVQEYAAPKSIDPEKASIRMFDALAAIPQALNIDKSRVVVKRRERQSGTRQYERQAAQGKFNEVTEGGVKLLVNLTDYLDTGLFLDHRPMRMRIQKEAAGKRFLNLFCYTATASVHAAKGGARSTTSVDLSKTYLDWARRNLSLNGFSDKNRLEQGDVMAWLENCREEYDLIFIDPPTFSNSKRMEGIFDVQRDQVQLIDLAMARLAAGGVLYFSNNFRKFQLEDNLAERYAVEEITASTIDPDFARNGKIHRAWKITAR; from the coding sequence ATGTCCGACCGTTTCGAACTCTTCCTCACTTGCCCCAAAGGCCTTGAAGGCCTGCTCATCGAGGAAGCCGTCGGGCTTGGCCTTGAAGAGGCCCGCGAACACACCTCCGCCGTGCGTGGCATGGCGACCATGGAAACCGCTTATCGTCTGTGCCTCTGGTCGCGTCTGGCCAACCGGGTGCTGCTGGTGCTCAAGCGTTTCCCGATGAAAAACGCCGAAGACCTGTACCACGGCGTACTCGACCTCGACTGGCAGGATCACATGCTGGCCGACGGCACCCTGGCCGTGGAGTTCAGCGGCCACGGTTCAGGCATCGACAACACTCACTTCGGCGCCCTGAAGGTCAAGGACGCCATCGTCGACAAACTGCGCACCCCGCAGGGCGACCGACCAAGCATCGACAAGCTCAACCCGGACCTGCGCATTCACCTGCGTCTGGATCGCGGCGAAGCGATTCTGTCCCTCGACCTTTCCGGCCACAGCCTGCACCAGCGCGGCTACCGCTTGCAGCAGGGCGCTGCGCCGCTGAAGGAAAACCTCGCGGCCGCGATCCTGATCCGTTCCGGCTGGCCGCGCATTGCCGCCGAAGGTGGCGCGCTGGCTGACCCGATGTGCGGTGTCGGCACGTTCCTGGTCGAAGCCGGCATGATCGCCGCCGATATGGCGCCGAACCTGCGTCGCGAGCAATGGGGCTTCACCGCCTGGCTCGGTCACGTACCGGCGCTGTGGAAAAAGCTCCACGAAGAAGCCGTCGAGCGCGCCGCCGCCGGTCTGGCCAAACCACCGCTGTGGATCCGTGGTTATGAAGCCGACCCACGGCTGATTCAGCCAGGCCGCAACAACGTCGAGCGCGCCGGCCTGAGCGAGTGGATCAAGATCTATCAGGGCGAAGTCGCGACCTTCGAACCGCGTCCGGACCAGAACCAGAAAGGTCTGGTCATCTGCAACCCGCCGTACGGTGAGCGTCTGGGTGATGAAGCCAGCCTGTTGTACCTCTACCAGAACCTTGGCGAGCGTCTGCGTCAGGCCTGCCTGAACTGGGAGGCGGCGGTGTTCACCGGCGCACCGGACCTTGGCAAGCGCATGGGCATCCGCAGCCACAAACAGTATTCGTTCTGGAACGGCGCACTGCCGTGCAAGCTGCTGTTGATCAAAGTCCTGCCGGATCAGTTCGTCACCGGCGAGCGCCGTACTCCGGAGCAACGCCAGGCCGAGCGCGAGCAAGCCGCTTATGAGCAGACGCCGAACGAGCCGCAAGAGCGCAAGTTCAACAAGAACGGCAACCCGATCAAACCGACGCCGGCCCCGGCGCCAGTGATCGAGCAGCCGCGCCTGAGCGAAGGCGGGCAGATGTTTGCCAACCGCCTGCAAAAGAACCTCAAGGCGTTGGGCAAGTGGGTCAAGCGCGAAGGCATCGATTGCTACCGCGTCTACGATGCGGACATGCCGGAATACGCGATGGCCATCGACCTGTACCACGACTGGGTGCACGTTCAGGAGTACGCCGCGCCGAAGTCGATCGACCCGGAAAAGGCCTCGATCCGCATGTTCGATGCGTTGGCGGCCATCCCTCAGGCGCTGAACATCGACAAGAGCCGCGTGGTGGTCAAGCGCCGCGAGCGTCAGAGCGGCACCAGGCAGTACGAGCGTCAGGCGGCCCAGGGCAAGTTCAATGAAGTGACCGAGGGCGGCGTGAAGTTGCTGGTCAACCTCACCGATTACCTCGACACCGGACTGTTCCTCGATCACCGGCCGATGCGCATGCGGATCCAGAAAGAGGCCGCCGGCAAGCGCTTCCTCAACCTGTTCTGCTACACCGCGACCGCCAGCGTACACGCGGCCAAGGGCGGCGCGCGCAGCACCACCAGCGTCGACCTGTCGAAAACCTACCTCGACTGGGCGCGTCGCAACCTCTCGCTCAACGGTTTTTCCGACAAGAACCGTCTGGAGCAGGGCGATGTGATGGCGTGGCTGGAAAACTGCCGCGAAGAGTACGACCTGATCTTCATCGATCCGCCGACCTTCTCCAACTCCAAGCGCATGGAAGGCATCTTCGACGTACAGCGTGACCAGGTGCAGTTGATCGACCTGGCCATGGCGCGTCTGGCAGCGGGCGGGGTGTTGTACTTCTCCAACAACTTCCGCAAGTTCCAGCTCGAGGACAACCTGGCCGAGCGTTACGCGGTCGAGGAAATCACCGCCAGCACCATCGACCCGGATTTCGCCCGCAACGGCAAGATCCATCGCGCCTGGAAAATCACGGCTCGTTGA